The DNA window gcaattagaTTCGTAATACATTATGTGTACTTTTATTTAtggatttagtttaatttagtttatttattaatttttaacttcACTAGTTACACACACTCAAAAAATGGAACGGATGATCTATTCACCCTGTTTTAGGATAGACGAAAATGAGTACCGTCATCTTCGAGGGAAGCCCGGACCTCTGCGCGAAAGTTTTCACTCAAAACTAACTCCTGTTAAATTCGGATACGATTAGCAGTGAGGGTATATTGGTTTTGAGACCCCTTTGTCTTagaattagaaatcaaaaagtTAACTCGTAAATATCAGTAAGCAAATGATGGATTGAATAAAATAGTATTTCCGAACCCGAATCTCCGAAGAAGTGAAGATGGTTATAATGCTTTAACCGTCTTTTCCTTCCCGGTTAACCCCGGGTGGCGACTCCATGTTTATTTTTCACAATTCATTTGTATTATACGAAATTCGCCAAAATCGTGTGAGCCtgcattaaaaatgaaaatgcgACCTTAAAAACGCATGCGGTCAtcacagtggcgactccactggggaaattggaaataattttaaaaatatccatCGTTTGCTATTTGAATATATACGAGTTAACCTTTTTATGCCCTAAATTCACATAGGAATAACTAGACACTTTCCTTTAGAGTCTTATCCTTATGTCCTTTTATGGTAAGGATAAAAGGGGAACATAAGTGCTAACCGAACTGAGTATAGACATTCTTTTGTATGATTGTTTCGGAATGCCAAAGTCGATACATCATGCACCTCATGCATTGGCATATCATATTTGGCATATCACCCATTTATGTTCAGTATCCTATTCATGCATCTAGTATAATGAGCACGTCATTGCAATGTTCtaatcatgcatcatatttatTTAGGAACCATCATTGCGCCCCCAAAGTTGCCTCACACTACTCAGTATAAAAGAAGCAAACAGTCACCAAAATGAGTTGCTTGGTCTAGACACGGAAAGCGTCTAGACAGATTATCTGAACTCATTGAAATCAATTTCGAAACGCCAGTCAAACAAGCACAAATGGCTCAAAATCCACAATCGCAAGGAGTACAATCATATCTTAGCCATGAAACTGAACCTATGTTAAGGGAAGAACTGGAAAAGATAATTGAGAATACCCTTGAAGCTAAGTTAGCTCCAATTTTATAGGCTTTAAGGCTAATAAAGGGAAAAGCTCATGTCGAACCTTCCACTGTAACTGTTGAATCATCTCTGGCAGCTAATTCAAATCCTTCTAAAACAATGAACCAAGATGTCATGGCTGACAAAGGAGAAGTTTGGGAACAAATATTTGGAGAAAAACGACCTGTTGAAGTAGTCGTTAATCCAGTCCAAGCCAATCCTGAGATAGAAAAGATCACGAAGGAGCTTGAAAAATTGAAGACTCATATGGTAGGCAAAAAGAAAGAAGCTTTTGACCTTGATGATCTAAGCTTAGTCCCTCCGAGTTCATTACCGGCAAAATTCAAGTATccgacataaaaaaaatataatggggTCGGTTGCTGCATTAGCCAtctcaaatatttcaaaactcaTATGGATACTACAAGTGCTGATGAAGATACCATATGGAGTTTATTTTCTCTGTCTATAGAAGGACCAGTTTTGGAATGGTATTAAGGACTGAGTCGGGCTGTGAGAAGCGATTGGAGAGAAATGATAGCTCAATTTGTGAAGAGGTATGATTATACCTCCTCCATCGAGGTTACTTTAATGGATTTGCAAGCAACAACCCAAAAGGCTGATGAATCATTCATGGATCATTTCAGAAGATAGTTACAAAAAGCCTCCCAGCTCAAAAATCAAATTGGTGAAAAAGATCAAATCCACCTTATGATAAACGGATCGTTACCTGCTATCAAGAAAGAGATAGCATGTTTTccctttaaaaaatttagggacCTTTGAGATTCTGCACTTCAGGCTGAAAAGGTAATAAAGGAAAGAAATAAGGTATATGGGGgcttcaataataataatagaaaggGTACCAAAATTACCTCAAATCCAAACACCTCATCCAAAATTTTCCGATGTAAAAGCACTAAACAATCCATCTCGAAGGTACTCTAACTTTAAGCTTCCCATGTCAAAATTCTTTGAGGATCTTAAAAAGAGAAATCTCATTAAACCCTTAGACCTGAAACCTTTACCACCCAAAGTGTCACCAAGTTTCAATCCAAACTTGAAATGTTTGTACCACCAACAAATCGGACATGACACAAACACCTGTTACAAGCTTCGAGACGCCTTACAGGATCTCATCGATTCTGGCAAGATTCCTAACCCCGATGACCCAAACAGACCTTCAACTAGACACAATCCTTTGCCCAACCACCAAAATAACAATAATGGAAATCATCAGGCTGTGCCGGGCATTTATATGCTCTCAACTGATGTCACGAACGAGAAGACCATCTTAATCTCCATTAGAGTCACACCATATAAACCCCTTCCGATGTCCGTAATTGGTCAGGATGAAGCATATGAGGCTTTTAAAAGGAGGTGGTGCTCTCCAAACAAGGACCAACATGGAAAGAAGCCATCTTTTCAAATTATGAAAGATGATCAAAATCTAGTTGTTAACATGGTTAGAGAAACACCTGATTCTGGATATCTTGTACCTTCTGATTTTTGGGAAACGTTAGAAAATGAGTGTGAAAATATATCACCATAATTTGAATGTTTGGAACAAATTGAAGATTTATGGACTGAAACTGTGAAACCAATCACTCGTAGTGGCCGCTTCTATAACGAAGAAAAAGGCAAAGAAAAAGAGCTTGCGGGAGGTACAACAAAAGAGTCTGAGGAAGATTAAGTGTTGAGACAACTAAGACACACTAAAGCAAATGCTACTGTATGGGATTTGTTGGTCGCGTCTAAGACTCAAAGAGATGCAATGTTCGAAGCACTTGCATGTATGAAGATAGATGTCAACTCTACTCTGCAAGACATGGTCCACTTAGTAAAAGAAAGCAAAGATGTAACCTTTTCTGATAAAGACCTTACATCTGAAGGTAGAAATCACACTCGAGCTTTGCACATTCAAGTGGAAACAAAAGGGAGAATCGTTCCTAGAGTCATGGTGGATGATGGTTCAGCATTAAATGTATGTCCATTGAAAGTACTACCAAAGTTGGGAATGACCAAAGATGACTTACAGAAATGGAGTTAATCATAAGGGGATATGATGAGTCTAGGAGACAAGTAGAAGGAACCTTCAAGATAGTCATTAAAGTAAGACCCATTTAATCTGTAGTGGAGTTTATGGTGGTGGATATACCAATCAGCTACGCATTATTGCTTGGGCGACCATGGTTTCATGCTCTGGGAGGGATTCCTTCCACCCTTcattagaaaattaaatttccatttaatGATGAAGTTATTACCATCTCGGCTGAGGAAGAAACAGTATGCTTGAAAGTGGATTTAGGAGCAGAAATCCCTCCAATCACTGGTTTTAATTTGGTTGGTGGGATATATGAAGACTATATGGACCCACAAGTTGCCATGATGATGAAGAATATGAAATTCTTCCCTGGCCTTGGATTATGCAAGAATCAGCAAGGCATTCCCACAATTCCTGATTTTTGAGGACAAAACACTAAGGATGAACTCGGTTATGACCAAAGAAATGCTCACAAAAGTGCGATGCAAACTGAGAAAGGCATATTCGTGAAAGAAGGAACTGGAAAAAATTATGCAAACATGATACCGCGAAAGGAGTGTCCCGGATGGGAAATCTTCAACGATGCGGTCAAGGATGTTTGCACCAAGAAAAAGTGGAATATTAACCAGATGTTAATTGGTCTAGACCATGCTCTCGAGATCCAAGATGAAGTTGGGACCATCTCCATGGAGGACTGCATTATGAATAAGTTCAAGCCTCTTGATTTAGAGGATGATGTTTTTCTTTCTGATGTAATGGATGACAATGATGTATTCCTTTCCAAGTTTAATGCAATAAACGCAGACTTCGTTTATTTGTTTGATGTTTTTCCTGATGGAAGCATTTGCGCATTAGATTATTTTCATAGCATATTTCATATCAATTCTATGGAACACATTTCATTTAatttgggtacaattgaaaatccTAGGGAAATACTCTTAGGTGGCAATTGCACTCCTGAATTTAGAGAGAGACATGagagaattttaaaagaaaaagaaatagctTTTGCATGGACTTATGAAGATATGCCAGGAATAGATCGAGATATTGCTCAATATTACATTCCAACACATGACCATGTTAAACCAGTCAAACAAAAGCTTAGGCGTATGAAACCAGAGTGggcacaaaaagttaaaaatgaagtagaaaaacaaataaaagaaggTTTTCTTGAAGTGATCGATTATCCAGAGTGGCTAGCCAATATTGTTCTGGTACCTAAAAAGAATGGAAAAGTTAGGATGTGTGTGGATTATAGGGACCTCAATAAAGCCTCTCCAAAGGATGATTTTCCATTGCCTCACATTGATGTTCTGGTTGATTCAGCTGCAGAAATGTTGTGGTACGCTTGCTGTGATGGTTTTTCAGGTTACAATCAAATACTAACTGCCCAAATCCATAAAGCCAAGACATCATTCATTACTGAATGGGGAACATTTTGCTACAAAGTTATGCCGTTTGGATTAAAGAATACAGGAGCCACTGACCAACGGGCTGTGATGACTCTATTTCATGATATGATGCATAAAGAAGTGGAGATTTATGTCGATGATATGGTAGTAAAAGCAAAGTCTGAAGAGGAATACTTTGAAGCCCTTGAAAAGTTTTTAGATAGGGTTATCAAATACAACCTTAGACTAAATCTCAaaaagtgtatttttggtgtggGATCTTGTAAATTATTGGGATATGTGGTGAGCCAAAGAGGAATAAAGATTGATCCCGATAAAGAAAAAGCTATAAAAGAAATGTCGGCCCCAAAGACGGAAACTGAGGTTAGAGGATTTCTAGGAAGATTGCAATATATCAGCAGATTTATAGCCAAATTAACAACCGTGTGTGGtccaattttcaaatttttaagaaAGAATCAGCCAATGATATGGACAAAACAGTGTCAAGAAGCATTCGACAAGATCAAAGACTATTTGTCTAATCCTCCGATCCTAAAGCCTCCCAAATCACGAAAACCTTTGATGTTGTATCTTTCTATAGAGGATCAAGCAATGGGAGCTATGCTAGCACAAGAAGACGTGGGATATGTGGAGCATGCCGTATACTATCTCAGTAAAAAAACTAAGTGAAAATGAATAGAGATATACAATGATGGATAAAATGTGTCTGGCAATGGCGTGGCTCACTAAAAAATTAAGACACTATTTTATGAATTACCAAATTGATGTGGTGTCAAAAATTGATCCAATGCGATATTTATACTGAACTCCATCCCTGATAGGAAAGCTTGGGAGGTGGTTACTTCTACTATCGGAATTTGATATACAATACATACCCAAGAAGGTAATTAAGGGGAGAGCTGTGGCTGACTTCCTAGCGCAAAATCCAGTAGATGATAGTGAAGTAATTGACTTTTCCTTCCGAGATGAAGACATTAGACTAATAGATATTGGAAAGTGGAAAATGTACTTCGATGGTGCTGCAAATAAAAGTGGAGCTGGTATTGGCGTCCTTTTGGTTTCCCCAGAAGGTGAATGGATGCCATTATCCAAAAGGCTATTTTGGGCCACCAACAACATGTTTGAATACGAAGCTTGTATTTTTGGATTGGAATCATTGATATCAATTGGAATCAAACATGGAGAAATTTTTGGAGATTCCAGTCTAGTAATAAAACAAGTGAGAAAGGAGTgggaaataaaagaagaaaaattaaaaccctATCTCCAATATATTGAAGTTCTCAAGACACATTTTGATGTAGCTGAATTCAAATATATCCCTACGGAAGAAAACCAGATAGCTGATGCTTTAGCTGGATTAGCTTCAGTATGGGACGATCCTGGAAGATTGTTTGTCAAGCCACTAGTAATGGTAAGGAGTAAGGTTCCATGCTTTCAAGCTGCACGAATATTAGACATCACGCAAGATGAAAAGCCTTGGTTTCATGATATTTTGAGGTTCATGCAAGATAAACATTATCCAGTAGATGCTACCACAAAGGATAGAAATTTGATTCAGAAATTGGCTCAACAATTTTTCTTATTACATGGAAAACTATATAAACGTCATCATGACTTACACCTGTTGTGCATAGATGAAGAAAAAGCTAAACAACTTATGGAGGAAGTTCATTCGGGTGTTTGTGGACCTCATTTGAACGGTAAGGAATTATCTCGTAAAATCATGCGATAAGGATATTTTTGGTTGACGATGGAAGCCGATTGCATCCATTTCGTTCGAAGGTGCCATAACTGTCAAATTCATGGGGATCTAAGCCATATTCCGCCATCAGAATTGCATAGTCTTACTTCGCCATGGCCCTTCTCTGCTTGGGGAATcgatattattgtaaaaattcaCCCGACCGCATCAAATGGTCACGAATTCATCGTGGTTGCCATAGATTACTTTACAAGATGGGTGGAAACTGAATCCTACAAGACATTGGGGGCAAAACAAATGGCTGAATTCATTGAAACTCACTTAATATGTAGATATGGGATTCCACACCATATTGTGAGCGACAATGGAGTACAATTCCAAGCTGAAGTGAAACAACTATTGCGTGAAAATGGGATCGAGCACCATAAGTCTTCACCGTATAGGCCTCAGGCTAATGGAGTAGTGGAAGCGGcgaataaaaatgttaaaaagattCTCGCTAAAATGGTGGAGACATACAGAGATTGGTCAAAGAAATTACCATACGCCTTACACGGGTACAGAAGAACAGCAAGAACGTCAACTGGTGCAACCCCATACTCCTTAGTATATGGAATGGAGGCTGTCTTGCCTGTTGAGGTTGAATTACAATCACTTAGGATGGTGTTGGAGGCTCAAGTCCCAGAATACGAATGGGCTAGAGCAAGATATGAACAATTGGCTGCATTGGACGAGAAAAGAACGCGAGCAATGTTCAATAACCACATGTACCAAAGGCGAATTGCCAGAACTTTCAACAAGAAGGTCAAAA is part of the Mercurialis annua linkage group LG3, ddMerAnnu1.2, whole genome shotgun sequence genome and encodes:
- the LOC126672502 gene encoding uncharacterized protein LOC126672502, producing MQTEKGIFVKEGTGKNYANMIPRKECPGWEIFNDAVKDVCTKKKWNINQMLIGLDHALEIQDEVGTISMEDCIMNKFKPLDLEDDVFLSDVMDDNDVFLSKFNAINADFVYLFDVFPDGSICALDYFHSIFHINSMEHISFNLGTIENPREILLGGNCTPEFRERHERILKEKEIAFAWTYEDMPGIDRDIAQYYIPTHDHVKPVKQKLRRMKPEWAQKVKNEVEKQIKEGFLEVIDYPEWLANIVLVPKKNGKVRMCVDYRDLNKASPKDDFPLPHIDVLVDSAAEMLWYACCDGFSGYNQILTAQIHKAKTSFITEWGTFCYKVMPFGLKNTGATDQRAVMTLFHDMMHKEVEIYVDDMVVKAKSEEEYFEALEKFLDRVIKYNLRLNLKKCIFGVGSCKLLGYVVSQRGIKIDPDKEKAIKEMSAPKTETEVRGFLGRLQYISRFIAKLTTVCGPIFKFLRKNQPMIWTKQCQEAFDKIKDYLSNPPILKPPKSRKPLMLYLSIEDQAMGAMLAQEDVGYVEHAVYYLRKLGRWLLLLSEFDIQYIPKKVIKGRAVADFLAQNPVDDSEVIDFSFRDEDIRLIDIGKWKMYFDGAANKSGAGIGVLLVSPEGEWMPLSKRLFWATNNMFEYEACIFGLESLISIGIKHGEIFGDSSLVIKQVRKEWEIKEEKLKPYLQYIEVLKTHFDVAEFKYIPTEENQIADALAGLASVWDDPGRLFVKPLVMVRSKVPCFQAARILDITQDEKPWFHDILRFMQDKHYPVDATTKDRNLIQKLAQQFFLLHGKLYKRHHDLHLLCIDEEKAKQLMEEVHSGVCGPHLNGKELSRKIMR